In one Hymenobacter sp. DG25B genomic region, the following are encoded:
- a CDS encoding ABC transporter ATP-binding protein yields MLTPVIETHDISKVYQMGTERIHALRSVTITIQRGEYVAFMGPSGSGKSTLMNIIGCLDTPTGGQYILNGKDVSHMSDNQLAEVRNKEIGFVFQTFNLLPRATALDNVALPLIYAGYSKSERQEKAMETLRSVGLESRAKHRPNELSGGQRQRVAIARALVNSPSIILADEPTGNLDSKTSYEIMELFEALYVKGNTIIMVTHEEDIAHYAHRVVRMRDGLVESDQPNLNVTSHHHLSAQ; encoded by the coding sequence ATGTTGACTCCAGTTATCGAAACGCACGACATATCGAAGGTGTACCAGATGGGCACCGAACGTATTCATGCCCTTCGCTCCGTTACTATTACCATTCAGCGCGGCGAATACGTGGCCTTTATGGGCCCGTCCGGCTCGGGTAAGTCTACCCTTATGAATATTATTGGCTGCCTGGATACTCCTACCGGCGGCCAATACATTCTCAATGGCAAAGATGTCAGCCACATGAGTGACAACCAGCTGGCGGAGGTGCGCAATAAGGAAATTGGGTTTGTCTTTCAAACCTTCAACCTGCTGCCCCGCGCCACGGCGCTGGATAATGTAGCGCTACCGCTGATCTACGCGGGCTACAGCAAATCAGAACGGCAGGAGAAGGCCATGGAAACGCTGCGCAGCGTAGGCTTGGAAAGCCGCGCCAAGCACCGCCCCAACGAGCTTTCCGGCGGTCAGCGCCAACGCGTGGCCATTGCCCGGGCGCTGGTAAACAGCCCCAGCATTATTCTGGCCGATGAACCCACCGGCAACCTCGACAGCAAGACCAGCTACGAAATTATGGAGCTGTTTGAGGCGCTGTACGTGAAGGGCAATACCATTATTATGGTAACCCACGAAGAGGACATTGCCCACTACGCCCACCGCGTGGTGCGCATGCGCGACGGCCTGGTAGAAAGCGACCAGCCCAACCTCAACGTGACTTCCCATCATCATTTATCAGCTCAATAG
- a CDS encoding tetratricopeptide repeat protein: MPKPVLPPSTKPAALWQRATLWPLLLLVAAVAVAALWQYATGTDATIPLVTVPQLTDVPTTVAQVPVGLHTLPVRANGYLLTETYNTIGPIIRPWLALGWVVVLGVCLTYWVAVVSTLARPAFIGGMALIIFLMMSLNADLLGVFNSQEQYFLMLSLALLGGTAYALHAFWPGVSLGRRLLLFGLLIGGLGLLLFLGSPVPAAQTALHLASYGTLAGTAALAMLVLWVSIENIRGLLWLNTQAENPGSRFGLLPFLLTSALYLGLLALYFFSDGAVEIVPGLRLEPFIFLLTAIAIGGLGLRQRAASYGGTVAFWPGAAHLYGTLAALALASLGYAFGTANDPLLTATRDFTVLTFLLLGAVFLLYILLNFAPLIRQRLRVYRVVFEPRRFPLYAAFVIGLGALAGVLIRNNLFLYNQAQAGYYNNLGDLTRYQSELQPTADALALLAERYYAESDALDRFNHKASLGRAALYHARGQRQNEINALRRALIRAASEKISLRLAALFDQPKDFFDRQRILQEALHSTPGSARLSNDLAQLYTRSALTDSVTFYQQRAAQLDGNNAVVKSNQLAFQIKQQQWSAAEALTRQSKAPASDTWQSNALLLAALRNPQMATLPGAPTDTVLTLPAFTRLYHEGLLRATRRDTTLLPTLANLLQYSGNDAYVEQLTFLRALTQYYGGHLVAAQNTLLPLTTAQSPSAAYYQHLLGLWLLEQGAASTAASYLAQAQQLGQPDAALARAYALALAGQPDSARRAAAVAVATADKPMAAQALQLLPVLRASYADIVAPSAPDSAKVMYLTLLGSGLTPAQRGALFESISIAGLRPAGAFAQAQAALRARQPTEVAALLKAYAPATGARTAAASRWNVLRGRYALLSGQTEVLRQLLPRAYFAVPEQAYQLYFRAATAASPAQASRLYQQLMQRAPYLEEATLAAAQHFAEQQQPQQTYNVLLRGLEYNPESIPVLKAYILAALESGLPDYTTGPLAKLKALLSPAEYITFHTQYNHRRGAPTPAPAPWR, translated from the coding sequence GTGCCTAAGCCTGTTCTTCCCCCCTCGACTAAGCCCGCCGCCCTGTGGCAGCGGGCCACGCTGTGGCCTTTGTTGTTACTGGTGGCGGCCGTGGCCGTAGCCGCCCTCTGGCAATATGCCACCGGCACCGATGCCACCATTCCGCTGGTCACCGTTCCGCAACTCACAGACGTGCCCACCACCGTGGCGCAGGTGCCAGTGGGCCTGCATACGCTGCCGGTACGTGCCAATGGCTACCTACTGACCGAAACGTACAACACCATCGGCCCCATTATTCGGCCTTGGCTGGCACTGGGTTGGGTAGTGGTGTTGGGGGTTTGCCTTACCTACTGGGTGGCGGTGGTAAGTACCTTGGCCCGCCCAGCCTTTATAGGCGGCATGGCCCTGATTATTTTCCTGATGATGTCGCTCAACGCCGATTTGCTGGGCGTCTTCAACAGTCAGGAGCAGTATTTTCTGATGCTGAGTCTGGCCCTGTTGGGCGGCACCGCTTATGCGCTGCACGCTTTCTGGCCGGGGGTTTCGCTGGGCCGCCGGCTGCTGCTTTTTGGGTTGCTGATTGGCGGACTTGGGCTTCTGCTCTTTTTGGGCAGCCCCGTGCCCGCCGCCCAAACGGCTTTACATCTGGCCAGCTATGGTACCCTGGCGGGTACTGCGGCCCTGGCTATGCTGGTGCTGTGGGTCAGCATCGAAAATATCAGGGGCCTGCTTTGGTTGAACACCCAGGCCGAAAACCCCGGCAGCCGCTTTGGTCTACTGCCTTTTCTCCTGACCAGTGCTTTGTACCTGGGCTTGTTGGCGCTGTACTTTTTCTCCGATGGGGCAGTAGAAATCGTGCCCGGGCTGCGCCTGGAGCCATTTATCTTTCTGCTCACGGCCATTGCTATCGGTGGTTTAGGTCTGCGCCAACGGGCGGCAAGCTACGGTGGTACGGTAGCCTTCTGGCCCGGCGCCGCGCACCTCTACGGCACGTTGGCAGCCTTAGCCCTGGCGTCATTAGGCTATGCTTTTGGCACCGCTAACGACCCGCTCCTTACCGCCACCCGCGACTTTACGGTGCTGACTTTCCTGCTGTTGGGTGCAGTTTTTCTGTTGTATATTCTGCTGAATTTTGCGCCGCTTATCCGGCAGCGGCTGCGCGTATACCGGGTGGTGTTTGAGCCCCGCCGCTTTCCGTTGTACGCCGCCTTTGTTATTGGACTGGGCGCCTTAGCTGGCGTGCTAATTCGGAATAACCTGTTTTTGTATAACCAGGCCCAGGCCGGCTACTACAATAACTTGGGCGACCTCACCCGCTACCAGAGCGAGCTGCAGCCTACGGCCGATGCCCTGGCTTTGCTGGCCGAGCGCTACTACGCCGAGAGTGACGCGCTGGACCGCTTCAATCATAAAGCCAGCCTGGGCCGCGCCGCCCTGTATCATGCCCGCGGACAGCGTCAGAATGAGATAAATGCCTTACGCCGGGCCCTGATTCGGGCTGCCTCCGAGAAGATTTCCCTGCGGCTGGCGGCGCTATTTGACCAGCCCAAGGATTTCTTTGACCGCCAGCGTATTCTGCAGGAGGCCCTGCATAGTACGCCCGGCAGCGCCCGCCTCTCCAATGACCTGGCCCAGCTGTACACCCGCTCCGCCCTTACCGATTCGGTTACCTTTTACCAGCAGCGCGCAGCCCAACTGGACGGCAACAATGCCGTGGTAAAGAGCAACCAACTGGCTTTCCAGATCAAACAGCAGCAATGGTCCGCGGCCGAAGCGCTTACCCGCCAGTCCAAAGCTCCTGCTTCAGATACCTGGCAAAGCAACGCGCTGCTCCTGGCGGCCCTACGCAACCCGCAAATGGCCACGCTGCCGGGAGCACCTACGGATACAGTGCTCACCTTACCGGCTTTCACCCGCCTGTATCACGAAGGCCTGCTGCGCGCCACCCGCCGCGACACCACTCTGCTGCCGACGTTGGCTAACCTGCTACAATACTCCGGCAACGACGCATACGTGGAGCAGCTTACTTTCCTCCGCGCCCTGACGCAGTATTACGGGGGCCATTTGGTGGCTGCCCAAAACACGCTGCTGCCGCTTACCACCGCCCAGAGCCCCAGCGCCGCCTATTATCAGCATTTGCTGGGTTTATGGCTGCTGGAGCAGGGAGCTGCTTCCACTGCCGCCAGCTATTTGGCGCAGGCGCAACAGCTGGGCCAGCCGGATGCCGCGCTGGCCCGGGCGTATGCCCTGGCGCTAGCCGGGCAGCCGGATTCTGCCCGCCGGGCGGCCGCGGTTGCCGTAGCCACTGCCGACAAGCCCATGGCGGCGCAGGCCCTTCAGCTCCTGCCTGTATTGCGGGCTTCTTATGCGGATATTGTAGCTCCTTCTGCCCCGGATTCTGCTAAAGTCATGTATCTGACGCTGCTTGGTTCCGGGCTTACCCCGGCGCAGCGCGGCGCGCTCTTTGAGTCAATTAGTATTGCCGGGCTGCGGCCAGCCGGTGCTTTTGCGCAGGCGCAGGCCGCTTTGCGGGCCCGGCAGCCTACCGAGGTAGCAGCCCTGCTGAAAGCCTATGCCCCGGCCACAGGAGCGCGCACGGCGGCGGCCTCCCGCTGGAATGTGCTGCGCGGGCGCTATGCCTTGCTTTCTGGCCAAACCGAAGTGCTGCGGCAGCTTTTGCCCCGGGCGTACTTTGCTGTGCCGGAACAGGCCTACCAGCTGTATTTCCGGGCTGCTACGGCTGCCTCTCCGGCGCAGGCCAGCCGTTTGTACCAACAGTTGATGCAGCGGGCGCCTTATTTGGAAGAGGCCACGCTGGCGGCCGCTCAGCATTTTGCGGAGCAGCAGCAACCGCAACAGACATATAACGTGCTGCTGCGCGGGCTGGAGTATAACCCGGAGTCAATACCGGTGTTAAAAGCCTATATTTTGGCCGCGTTAGAGTCCGGCCTGCCGGACTATACCACCGGGCCGCTGGCCAAGCTGAAGGCATTGCTTTCACCCGCAGAATATATTACCTTTCATACACAGTATAACCATCGGCGGGGTGCACCCACACCTGCCCCTGCCCCCTGGCGCTAG